A portion of the Krasilnikovia cinnamomea genome contains these proteins:
- the cobC gene encoding Rv2231c family pyridoxal phosphate-dependent protein CobC produces MTTPIDEGLGHHGDAEVAPGLIDLAVNVRQQPMPGWLAEPITASLARLAAYPDATGATAAVAARHGRDPAEVLLTAGAAQAFVLLAQALRGARRPVVVHPQFTEPEAALRNAGHEVQRVLLAPADGFRLDPARVPADADLVFVGNPTNPTSVLHPAADVAALARPGRVLVVDEAFADTTYRAGVPGEPESLAGRTDLPGLVVLRSLTKTWGLAGLRIGYLLGPADLLPRLAAAQPLWAVSTPALAAATACASAVAVAAERRIAEELAAERDHLVAGLAGVPQVTVAGHPASAFVAVHLPGAAEVRLELRRRGYAVRRGDTFPGLGADWLRVAVRDTATTDAFIATLNDVLKERQ; encoded by the coding sequence GTGACTACGCCGATCGACGAGGGTCTCGGGCATCACGGCGACGCCGAAGTGGCCCCCGGGTTGATCGACCTCGCCGTCAACGTGCGGCAGCAGCCGATGCCCGGCTGGCTGGCCGAGCCGATCACGGCGTCGCTGGCCCGGCTGGCCGCGTACCCGGATGCCACCGGGGCCACGGCGGCGGTCGCCGCGCGGCACGGCCGCGACCCGGCCGAGGTGCTGCTGACCGCGGGCGCGGCGCAGGCGTTCGTGCTGCTGGCGCAGGCGCTGCGCGGCGCGCGGCGCCCGGTGGTGGTGCACCCGCAGTTCACCGAACCGGAGGCCGCGCTGCGCAACGCCGGGCACGAGGTGCAGCGGGTGCTGCTCGCCCCGGCGGACGGCTTCCGGCTCGACCCGGCGCGGGTGCCCGCCGACGCCGACCTGGTCTTCGTGGGCAACCCGACCAATCCGACCTCGGTGCTGCACCCGGCGGCCGACGTGGCGGCGCTGGCCCGGCCGGGCCGGGTCCTCGTGGTGGACGAGGCGTTCGCGGACACCACCTACCGGGCGGGGGTGCCGGGGGAGCCCGAGTCGCTGGCCGGGCGCACGGACCTGCCCGGCCTGGTGGTGTTGCGCAGCCTCACCAAGACGTGGGGGCTGGCCGGGCTGCGCATCGGTTACCTGCTCGGCCCGGCCGACCTGCTGCCCCGGCTGGCGGCCGCGCAGCCGCTGTGGGCGGTGTCCACCCCGGCCCTGGCCGCCGCCACGGCGTGCGCCTCGGCGGTGGCGGTCGCCGCGGAACGCCGCATCGCCGAGGAGCTGGCCGCCGAGCGCGATCACCTGGTCGCGGGGCTGGCGGGCGTGCCGCAGGTCACTGTTGCCGGCCATCCGGCGAGCGCGTTCGTCGCCGTACACCTGCCCGGCGCCGCCGAGGTGCGCCTTGAGCTGCGCAGACGCGGCTACGCGGTGCGGCGTGGCGACACCTTTCCAGGGCTGGGCGCCGATTGGCTGCGGGTGGCCGTGCGCGACACTGCGACCACGGACGCGTTCATCGCGACCCTGAACGACGTGCTGAAGGAGCGACAGTGA
- the cobT gene encoding nicotinate-nucleotide--dimethylbenzimidazole phosphoribosyltransferase, giving the protein MTLETTLAAIAPADPAAMAAARDLQARLTKPAGSLGELEDLSVRLAGLARSCPPPLPQPASVAVFAGDHGVHAQGVTPWPQEVTAQMVANFVAGGAVVNAFARQSGADVLVVDVGVQAPVPLDAPNLLDANVRRGTRDLAEEPALTRDEARAAVEVGIRVANALVDGGAACLIGGDMGIANTTPAATLIAAFTGAEAAAVTGRGTGVDDPTYARKVAVVAAALARHQPDPADPLGVLAAVGGLEHAALAGFLLGAAARRVPVIVDGVIAASAALAAAAFAPDAVAAMVAGHRSVEPGASVALAHLGLTPLLDLGLRLGEGTGAVLALPVVAAAVRVLHDVATFDSAGVSEK; this is encoded by the coding sequence GTGACCTTGGAGACGACGCTGGCGGCCATCGCGCCCGCGGATCCCGCGGCCATGGCCGCGGCCCGCGACCTGCAGGCCCGCCTGACGAAGCCGGCGGGTTCGCTGGGCGAGCTGGAGGATCTTTCGGTACGGCTGGCCGGGCTGGCCCGCAGCTGCCCGCCCCCGCTGCCGCAGCCGGCGAGTGTCGCGGTGTTCGCGGGCGACCACGGCGTCCACGCCCAGGGGGTCACCCCGTGGCCGCAGGAGGTCACGGCGCAGATGGTGGCCAACTTCGTCGCGGGCGGCGCCGTGGTCAACGCGTTCGCCCGGCAGTCCGGCGCGGACGTGCTCGTGGTCGACGTGGGTGTCCAGGCTCCCGTGCCGCTGGATGCCCCGAACCTGCTGGACGCCAACGTGCGCCGGGGCACCCGCGACCTCGCGGAGGAGCCGGCGCTGACCCGCGACGAGGCGCGCGCCGCCGTGGAGGTCGGCATCCGGGTCGCGAACGCGCTGGTCGACGGCGGCGCCGCATGCCTGATCGGCGGCGACATGGGCATCGCCAACACCACCCCCGCGGCCACCCTGATCGCGGCGTTCACCGGCGCGGAGGCGGCGGCGGTGACCGGTCGCGGCACCGGCGTCGACGATCCGACGTACGCGCGGAAGGTGGCGGTGGTCGCGGCCGCGCTGGCCCGGCACCAGCCTGATCCCGCCGACCCGCTGGGGGTGCTGGCCGCGGTCGGGGGGCTGGAGCACGCCGCGCTGGCCGGTTTCCTGCTGGGCGCGGCGGCCCGCCGGGTGCCGGTCATCGTCGACGGCGTCATCGCCGCGTCGGCGGCGCTGGCCGCGGCGGCGTTCGCGCCGGACGCGGTGGCCGCCATGGTCGCGGGCCACCGTTCCGTCGAGCCGGGCGCCTCGGTGGCCCTGGCCCACCTGGGCCTGACGCCGCTGCTGGATCTGGGGCTGCGCCTGGGTGAGGGCACCGGCGCGGTGCTCGCGCTGCCCGTCGTGGCCGCCGCGGTGCGGGTCCTGCACGACGTGGCCACCTTCGACTCGGCGGGGGTTTCGGAGAAGTGA
- the cobA gene encoding uroporphyrinogen-III C-methyltransferase, with translation MNLYPLALRLTDRRVLVVGGGAVATRRVPALLAAGARVEVVAPELTPALRAHADAGRVTWHARRFAAADVDGAWLIQVAVDDPEAAAQVSEAAERAQVFCVRADDRTAATAWTPAVTRHGAVTVAVTDDGDRRRALAVRDIVAAALENGPLAGAAGGRNAEGDGPATVGGHVALVGAGPGDPELITVKGRRLLAGADVVVADRLVPGMLLGELRAEVEFVDAAKIPYGPAAAQEEINRILVERAQAGKFVVRLKGGDPFVFGRGGEEVVACAKAGVPVTVVPGVTSSIAAPALGGIPVTHRGVAHEFTVVSGHVPPDDPSSLVDWAALARLRGTLVVLMGLKNLPRIAARLLAEGRAGDTPAAVVQEGSTDGQRVLRSTLREVADAVAGAGIRPPAVVVVGDVVTALA, from the coding sequence GTGAACCTCTACCCGCTCGCGCTGCGCCTGACCGATCGCCGGGTGCTGGTCGTCGGCGGCGGCGCGGTCGCCACCCGCCGGGTACCGGCCCTGCTGGCGGCGGGTGCCCGCGTGGAGGTTGTCGCCCCCGAGCTGACTCCCGCGCTGCGCGCGCACGCCGACGCGGGCCGGGTGACCTGGCACGCGCGCCGGTTCGCTGCGGCCGATGTGGACGGCGCCTGGCTGATCCAGGTGGCGGTGGACGACCCGGAGGCCGCCGCGCAGGTCAGCGAGGCGGCGGAGCGGGCCCAGGTGTTCTGCGTCCGGGCCGACGACCGGACCGCCGCGACCGCCTGGACCCCCGCGGTGACCCGGCACGGCGCGGTGACGGTGGCGGTCACGGACGACGGCGACCGCCGCCGCGCCCTGGCCGTACGCGACATCGTCGCGGCGGCGCTGGAGAACGGCCCGCTGGCCGGGGCGGCCGGTGGGCGCAATGCGGAGGGGGACGGGCCGGCGACCGTCGGCGGGCACGTCGCGCTGGTCGGTGCCGGACCGGGCGACCCGGAACTGATCACGGTCAAGGGGCGCCGACTGCTGGCCGGGGCGGACGTGGTGGTGGCCGACCGGCTGGTGCCCGGCATGCTGCTGGGCGAGTTGCGCGCCGAGGTCGAGTTCGTGGACGCCGCCAAGATCCCGTACGGGCCGGCGGCGGCGCAGGAGGAGATCAACCGGATCCTCGTGGAGCGGGCCCAGGCGGGCAAGTTCGTGGTCCGGCTCAAGGGCGGCGACCCGTTCGTGTTCGGCCGTGGCGGCGAGGAGGTCGTGGCGTGCGCCAAGGCCGGCGTGCCGGTCACCGTGGTGCCCGGCGTGACCAGTTCGATCGCGGCCCCGGCGCTGGGCGGCATCCCGGTCACCCACCGCGGTGTCGCGCACGAGTTCACGGTGGTCTCGGGGCACGTGCCGCCGGATGATCCCAGCTCACTGGTCGACTGGGCGGCGCTGGCGCGGCTGCGCGGCACGCTGGTCGTGCTCATGGGGTTGAAGAACCTGCCCCGGATCGCGGCGCGGCTGCTGGCCGAGGGGCGCGCGGGGGACACCCCGGCCGCCGTGGTCCAGGAGGGGTCCACGGACGGTCAGCGGGTGCTGCGCAGCACGCTCCGCGAGGTCGCGGACGCCGTCGCCGGGGCGGGCATCCGCCCCCCGGCGGTGGTGGTTGTCGGCGACGTGGTCACCGCCCTCGCCTGA
- a CDS encoding alpha,alpha-trehalose-phosphate synthase (UDP-forming), producing MAERSSFVVVANRLPVDEVTTTDGERQWRPSPGGLVTALHPVLVQRRGTWIGWAGGDGEAPEPFELEGIKIHPVPLSADELERYYEGQSNATIWPLYHDAVETPVYKRRWREAYRLVNQRFAQAAADVAAEGATVWVQDYQLQLVPAMLRDMRPDLRIGFFLHIPFPPIELFMQMPFRAEVLRGLLGADLVGFQQRLAAQNFVRLARHLLGLRYEGQSIQVDGRKVKAGAFPISIDTRDMERMAADPAVQARAKQIRAELGDPETIILGVDRLDYTKGIELRLKAFRELLADGKLTVGDTVMVQVATPSRERVEHYQTLRVRVEREVGRINGEFGKVGVPAVHYLHQSYSRQELAAMYVAADIMMVTPLRDGMNLVAKEYVACRADAGGALVLSEFAGAATELRQAFLCNPHDPDGVKEALLRAVGAEPGEQKRRMRLMQRHLRTHDVASWARSFLTELGATDDPPAEH from the coding sequence GTGGCCGAACGCAGTTCCTTCGTCGTAGTCGCCAACCGCCTGCCCGTCGACGAGGTCACCACGACCGACGGCGAACGGCAGTGGCGTCCCAGCCCTGGCGGTCTGGTCACCGCATTGCACCCGGTGCTCGTCCAGCGCCGCGGCACCTGGATCGGATGGGCCGGCGGGGACGGCGAGGCACCGGAGCCGTTCGAGTTGGAAGGCATCAAGATCCACCCGGTGCCGCTGAGCGCCGACGAACTGGAGCGCTACTACGAGGGCCAGTCCAACGCGACCATCTGGCCGCTGTACCACGACGCGGTCGAGACCCCGGTCTACAAGCGGCGCTGGCGCGAGGCGTACCGGCTGGTCAACCAGCGCTTCGCGCAGGCCGCCGCCGACGTGGCCGCCGAGGGCGCCACCGTGTGGGTGCAGGACTACCAGCTCCAGCTCGTACCCGCGATGCTCCGCGACATGCGGCCCGACCTGCGGATCGGCTTCTTCCTGCACATTCCGTTCCCGCCCATCGAGCTGTTCATGCAGATGCCGTTCCGGGCCGAGGTGCTGCGCGGGCTGCTCGGCGCGGACCTGGTCGGCTTCCAGCAACGGCTGGCCGCGCAGAACTTCGTCCGGCTCGCCCGGCACCTGCTCGGCCTGCGCTACGAGGGTCAGTCCATTCAGGTGGACGGGCGCAAGGTCAAGGCCGGGGCGTTCCCGATCAGCATCGACACCCGCGACATGGAACGGATGGCGGCCGACCCGGCCGTACAGGCCCGGGCCAAGCAGATCCGCGCCGAACTGGGCGACCCCGAGACGATCATCCTGGGGGTGGACCGGCTCGACTACACCAAGGGCATCGAGCTGCGCCTCAAGGCGTTCCGCGAGCTGCTGGCCGACGGCAAGCTCACGGTCGGCGACACGGTCATGGTCCAGGTCGCCACGCCCAGCCGCGAGCGGGTCGAGCACTACCAGACCCTCCGGGTACGGGTGGAGCGCGAGGTCGGCCGGATCAACGGCGAGTTCGGCAAGGTCGGCGTACCCGCGGTGCACTACCTGCACCAGTCGTACAGCCGTCAGGAACTCGCGGCCATGTACGTCGCCGCCGACATCATGATGGTCACCCCGCTGCGCGACGGCATGAACCTCGTCGCCAAGGAGTACGTGGCCTGCCGCGCCGACGCGGGCGGGGCGCTGGTGCTCAGCGAGTTCGCCGGGGCGGCCACGGAGTTGCGGCAGGCCTTCCTGTGCAACCCGCACGACCCCGACGGGGTAAAGGAGGCGCTGCTGCGCGCCGTGGGCGCCGAACCGGGCGAGCAGAAGCGGCGGATGCGGCTCATGCAGCGGCACCTGCGCACCCACGACGTGGCGTCGTGGGCCCGCTCCTTCCTCACCGAACTCGGCGCCACCGACGACCCGCCCGCCGAGCACTGA
- the ettA gene encoding energy-dependent translational throttle protein EttA, which yields MAQFIYVLEKARKAHGDKVVLDNVTLNFLPGAKIGVVGPNGAGKSSLLKIMAGLDTPSNGEARLMPGFTVGMLAQEPKLNDAKTVLGNIEEAVAETKAKLERFNKIAEQMATDYSDELMEEMGRLQEELDHADAWDVDSQLELAMDALRCPPPDADVTQLSGGERRRVALCKLLLEAPDLLLLDEPTNHLDAESVQWLEQHLAKYAGTVIAITHDRYFLDNVANWILELDRGRTYPYEGNYSTYLDKKAARLAVEGRKDAKLKRRLSEELEWVRSNAKARQTKSKARLDRYEEMATEAEKTRKLDFEEIQIPPGPRLGNTVIEVKDLVKGFDERVLIDHLSFSLPRNGIVGIIGPNGVGKTTLFKTIVGLEQPDSGTVRVGETVQLSYVDQNRAGLDGDQTVWEVVSDGLDHLMVGKVEMPSRAYVAAFGFKGPDQQKPIKVLSGGERNRLNLALTLKIGGNVILLDEPTNDLDVETLSSLENALLEFPGCAVVISHDRMFLDRVATHMLAWEGTEEDPDKWFWFEGNFEAYEKNKIDRLGAEAARPHRVTYRKLTRD from the coding sequence GTGGCCCAGTTCATCTACGTCCTGGAAAAGGCGCGCAAGGCGCACGGCGACAAGGTCGTGCTCGACAACGTGACGCTGAACTTCCTGCCGGGCGCCAAGATCGGTGTGGTCGGCCCGAACGGCGCCGGTAAGTCCAGCCTGCTGAAGATCATGGCGGGCCTGGACACCCCGAGCAACGGCGAGGCCCGGCTCATGCCCGGCTTCACGGTCGGCATGCTCGCCCAGGAACCCAAGCTCAACGACGCCAAGACCGTCCTCGGCAACATCGAGGAGGCGGTGGCGGAGACCAAGGCCAAGCTGGAGCGGTTCAACAAGATCGCCGAGCAGATGGCCACCGACTACTCCGACGAGCTGATGGAGGAGATGGGCAGGCTCCAGGAGGAGCTGGACCACGCCGACGCGTGGGACGTCGACTCCCAGCTCGAACTGGCGATGGACGCGCTGCGCTGCCCGCCGCCGGACGCCGACGTCACCCAGCTCTCCGGTGGTGAGCGGCGCCGCGTCGCGCTGTGCAAGCTGCTGCTGGAGGCGCCGGACCTGCTGCTGCTCGACGAGCCCACCAACCACCTCGACGCGGAGAGCGTGCAGTGGCTGGAGCAGCACCTCGCCAAGTACGCGGGCACGGTCATCGCGATCACCCACGACCGGTACTTCCTGGACAACGTGGCCAACTGGATCCTGGAGCTGGACCGCGGCCGGACGTACCCGTACGAGGGCAACTACTCGACGTACCTGGACAAGAAGGCGGCCCGCCTGGCGGTCGAGGGGCGCAAGGACGCCAAGCTCAAGCGGCGCCTCTCCGAGGAGCTGGAGTGGGTGCGCAGCAACGCCAAGGCGCGCCAGACCAAGAGCAAGGCCCGCCTGGACCGCTACGAGGAGATGGCCACCGAGGCGGAGAAGACCCGCAAGCTGGACTTCGAGGAGATCCAGATCCCGCCGGGCCCCCGCCTGGGCAACACCGTGATCGAGGTCAAGGACCTGGTCAAGGGCTTCGACGAGCGGGTACTCATCGACCACCTGTCGTTCTCGCTGCCGCGCAACGGCATCGTCGGCATCATCGGCCCCAACGGCGTGGGCAAGACCACCCTGTTCAAGACCATCGTCGGCCTGGAGCAGCCGGATTCCGGCACGGTCCGCGTCGGCGAGACCGTCCAGCTTTCGTACGTGGACCAGAACCGCGCCGGGCTCGACGGCGACCAGACCGTGTGGGAGGTCGTCTCCGACGGCCTGGACCACCTCATGGTGGGCAAGGTGGAGATGCCGTCGCGGGCGTACGTGGCCGCGTTCGGCTTCAAGGGGCCGGACCAGCAGAAGCCGATCAAGGTGCTCTCCGGTGGTGAGCGCAACCGGCTGAACCTCGCGCTGACGCTGAAGATCGGCGGCAACGTGATCCTGCTCGACGAGCCGACCAACGACCTGGACGTGGAGACGCTGTCCAGCCTGGAGAACGCGCTGCTGGAGTTCCCCGGCTGCGCCGTGGTCATCTCCCACGACCGGATGTTCCTCGACCGGGTGGCCACCCACATGCTGGCGTGGGAGGGCACCGAGGAGGACCCGGACAAGTGGTTCTGGTTCGAGGGCAACTTCGAGGCGTACGAGAAGAACAAGATCGACCGGTTGGGTGCCGAGGCGGCCCGCCCGCACCGGGTCACGTACCGCAAGCTGACGCGTGACTGA
- a CDS encoding acyl-CoA thioesterase, whose product MTDPRRFVYDAAVRWSDLDAYGHVNNARFLTLYEEARVAMFFTAARAEGFTSFEEGIVIARHEIDYLRPVDYGEPVRVEMWVSELRAASFAVSYELFDNDVLASRAKSICVPYHLAKGHPRRLTPQEREFLAPFVAS is encoded by the coding sequence GTGACTGATCCGAGACGCTTCGTCTACGACGCGGCCGTGCGCTGGTCCGACCTGGACGCGTACGGCCACGTCAACAACGCGCGCTTCCTCACCCTGTACGAGGAGGCGCGCGTCGCCATGTTCTTCACCGCCGCCCGGGCGGAGGGATTCACCTCGTTCGAGGAGGGCATCGTCATTGCCCGGCACGAGATCGACTATCTGCGGCCGGTCGACTACGGCGAGCCGGTGCGCGTCGAGATGTGGGTGTCCGAACTGCGCGCGGCCTCGTTCGCGGTCTCGTACGAGCTGTTCGACAACGACGTGCTGGCCAGTCGGGCGAAGTCGATCTGCGTGCCGTACCACCTGGCCAAGGGGCATCCGCGCCGTCTCACCCCGCAGGAGCGTGAGTTCCTCGCCCCGTTCGTGGCGTCCTGA
- a CDS encoding YbjN domain-containing protein, producing the protein MPWWSWRPGSTGTSRPRTGGEVALQSNPRAAVPAQREPGQSGPAADLSTIDQPDHVAPVTLERIGKSLDLLDIRFLADGGGSLLAMWERHAVLFTLEGPDDEILVMRARPHATVPPDWADRAYRVVNEWNHTRRFCKAYVGDPTERGQLPIYAELQVPLNSGAHDALLVEMLDCGAAVATSFVDWLHDEGALL; encoded by the coding sequence ATGCCGTGGTGGTCATGGCGTCCCGGATCGACCGGAACCAGCCGGCCGCGGACCGGTGGCGAGGTGGCGTTGCAGAGCAACCCGCGCGCCGCGGTCCCCGCGCAGCGGGAGCCCGGCCAGTCCGGTCCCGCGGCCGATCTGTCCACGATCGACCAACCCGATCATGTCGCGCCGGTCACGCTGGAGCGGATCGGCAAGTCCCTCGACCTGCTCGACATCCGGTTCCTCGCCGATGGTGGCGGGAGCCTGCTGGCGATGTGGGAACGGCACGCCGTGCTGTTCACGCTCGAGGGGCCCGACGACGAGATCCTCGTGATGCGTGCCCGTCCGCACGCCACCGTCCCGCCCGACTGGGCGGACCGCGCGTATCGCGTGGTCAACGAATGGAATCACACGCGGCGCTTCTGCAAGGCGTACGTCGGCGACCCGACCGAGCGGGGCCAGCTGCCGATCTACGCCGAGCTGCAGGTGCCGCTCAACTCCGGCGCGCACGACGCCCTGCTGGTCGAGATGCTCGACTGCGGTGCCGCCGTGGCGACCTCCTTCGTCGACTGGCTCCACGACGAGGGTGCGCTGCTGTAG
- a CDS encoding delta-60 repeat domain-containing protein: MLVLPQLVLLHAASPAAADLAQPSIVSTNPVDNTPHVLDGTVWTVAVVGDTVVVGGAFTRVQDSARKVTYARRNIFAYGLRDGAIRSFAPQVDGAVYALAAGPSNTVYVGGVFKTVNRVAQRGLTRLSVANGARISSFIAKINWGDVRAMAISANRLYVGGTFSAINGRARVGLARLSIANGAVDLGFDPKLSAPGIPRTRVEHFDISPDGRKLVAVGALLRANGHDRTQIAMYDVSGAAAVVTGWYTDVYKQRCMAGFDTYLRQVKFSPDGQYLVVVATGRAASPTSMCDSAARFEATGDGAHSPTWVQRTGGDSLYAVAVTGPAVYVGGHQRYLDNPHGTDTGGPGPGAVSRPGIGALDPATGRALPWNPTRSRGVGVRVFLAVPGGLIVGSDTTSLGREYHGRIGMFPLS; the protein is encoded by the coding sequence TTGCTCGTCCTGCCTCAGCTCGTCCTGTTGCACGCCGCCAGCCCGGCGGCGGCCGACCTGGCGCAGCCGTCGATCGTGTCCACCAACCCGGTCGACAACACCCCGCATGTGCTGGACGGGACGGTATGGACCGTCGCGGTCGTCGGCGACACCGTCGTGGTCGGTGGGGCCTTCACCCGGGTGCAGGACAGCGCCCGCAAGGTGACCTACGCCCGGCGCAACATCTTCGCGTACGGGCTGCGTGACGGCGCGATCCGGTCGTTCGCCCCGCAGGTCGACGGCGCGGTGTACGCGCTCGCCGCGGGGCCGAGCAACACGGTCTATGTCGGCGGCGTGTTCAAGACCGTCAACCGGGTCGCCCAGCGCGGCCTGACCCGGCTGTCGGTCGCCAACGGGGCGCGGATCAGCTCGTTCATCGCCAAGATCAATTGGGGCGACGTGCGAGCCATGGCCATCTCCGCCAACCGCCTCTATGTCGGCGGCACGTTCTCCGCGATCAACGGCAGGGCACGGGTGGGCCTGGCCCGGCTCAGCATCGCCAACGGGGCGGTGGACCTGGGCTTCGACCCGAAGCTGTCCGCGCCGGGAATCCCCCGTACCCGGGTCGAGCACTTCGACATCTCCCCGGACGGCCGCAAACTCGTCGCCGTGGGCGCGCTGCTGCGGGCGAACGGCCATGACCGTACGCAGATCGCCATGTACGACGTGTCCGGCGCGGCCGCCGTGGTGACGGGCTGGTACACCGATGTGTACAAGCAGAGGTGCATGGCGGGCTTCGACACCTACCTGCGCCAGGTGAAGTTCTCGCCCGACGGGCAGTACCTCGTCGTGGTGGCCACCGGGCGGGCCGCGTCGCCCACCAGCATGTGCGACTCGGCGGCCCGGTTCGAGGCGACCGGCGACGGCGCGCACAGCCCGACCTGGGTGCAGCGCACGGGCGGCGATTCACTGTACGCGGTGGCGGTCACCGGCCCCGCCGTGTACGTCGGCGGGCATCAGCGCTATCTGGACAATCCGCACGGGACGGACACCGGCGGTCCGGGGCCGGGCGCGGTGTCCCGGCCCGGCATCGGTGCCCTGGACCCGGCCACGGGCAGGGCGCTGCCGTGGAATCCGACCCGCAGCCGCGGGGTCGGCGTCCGGGTGTTCCTGGCCGTGCCGGGCGGGCTGATCGTCGGCTCGGACACGACCTCGCTCGGCCGGGAGTACCACGGCCGGATCGGGATGTTCCCGCTGTCCTGA
- a CDS encoding globin — MTPAAGTSPAADVPEEASFFAAVGGERTFRRLVDRFYVGVAEDPLLRPMYPEEDLGPAADRLALFLMQYWGGPNTYSAQRGHPRLRMRHAPFRVGHAERDAWLRHMRVAVDSLGLPEPHHSALWDYLERAAYFMVNTMDSEEITH, encoded by the coding sequence GTGACCCCGGCCGCCGGGACGAGTCCGGCCGCCGACGTGCCCGAGGAGGCGAGCTTCTTCGCCGCCGTCGGCGGTGAGCGGACGTTCCGCCGGCTGGTCGACCGGTTCTACGTCGGCGTCGCGGAGGATCCCCTGCTGCGCCCGATGTATCCGGAGGAGGATCTCGGCCCGGCCGCCGACCGGCTGGCGCTGTTCCTGATGCAGTACTGGGGCGGCCCGAACACGTACTCGGCCCAGCGCGGGCACCCGCGGCTGCGGATGCGGCACGCGCCGTTCCGGGTCGGGCACGCGGAGCGGGACGCGTGGCTGCGGCACATGCGGGTGGCGGTCGACTCGCTGGGGCTGCCGGAACCACACCACTCGGCGTTGTGGGACTACCTCGAACGAGCGGCGTATTTCATGGTGAACACCATGGATTCGGAAGAAATAACGCACTAG